In a single window of the Thiobacter sp. AK1 genome:
- the ispG gene encoding flavodoxin-dependent (E)-4-hydroxy-3-methylbut-2-enyl-diphosphate synthase has translation MHSVEIPRRKSRQIMVGNVPVGGGAPISVQTMTNTETRDVEATLAQIERAAKAGADIVRVSVPSMEAAEAFGAIRRRSPVPLVADIHFDYRIALRVAELGADCLRINPGNIGREDRVRAVVQSAKDHGIPIRIGVNAGSLEKDLQRKYGEPTPQALVESALRHVEILDRLDFQDFKVSVKASDVFMAVEAYRLLARQIEQPLHLGITEAGGLRAGTVKSAIGIGMLLAEGIGDTLRVSLAADPVEEVRVGFDILKSLHLRNKGVNIVACPSCSRQEFDVIKTVNALEARLEDVLEPLTVAVIGCCVNGPGEAREADIGLAGGAPSLLYVGGKPSHKVEAAELVDELERQVRAHLAARKETGAATPRTIPIKAAN, from the coding sequence ATGCATTCCGTCGAGATCCCCCGTCGCAAAAGCCGCCAAATCATGGTCGGCAACGTCCCCGTGGGAGGGGGCGCGCCCATTTCCGTGCAGACCATGACCAACACGGAGACTCGCGATGTGGAAGCGACGCTGGCGCAAATCGAGCGGGCTGCCAAAGCCGGCGCCGACATCGTGCGCGTCTCGGTGCCGAGCATGGAGGCGGCGGAAGCCTTCGGGGCGATTCGGCGGCGCTCTCCGGTGCCACTTGTGGCCGACATTCACTTCGATTACCGCATCGCCCTGCGCGTCGCCGAGCTGGGTGCCGATTGTCTGCGCATCAACCCGGGCAACATCGGTCGCGAAGACCGCGTGCGAGCGGTGGTGCAATCGGCCAAGGACCACGGCATTCCCATCCGCATTGGGGTCAATGCCGGTTCCCTGGAGAAGGATCTGCAACGGAAATACGGCGAGCCCACACCCCAGGCGCTGGTGGAATCCGCTCTGCGCCATGTGGAGATCCTCGACCGTCTCGATTTTCAGGATTTCAAGGTCAGCGTGAAGGCCTCCGACGTGTTCATGGCGGTGGAGGCTTACCGCCTGCTGGCGCGACAGATCGAGCAGCCCTTGCACTTGGGCATCACCGAGGCAGGTGGGCTTCGCGCCGGTACCGTGAAATCCGCCATCGGTATCGGCATGCTGCTCGCCGAGGGAATCGGCGATACCCTGCGCGTGTCGCTGGCGGCCGATCCGGTGGAGGAGGTGCGCGTTGGCTTCGACATCCTCAAGAGCCTGCATCTGCGCAACAAAGGCGTGAACATCGTCGCCTGCCCGTCCTGTTCGCGCCAGGAATTCGACGTGATCAAGACGGTCAATGCGCTGGAAGCGCGACTGGAAGACGTGCTGGAGCCTCTCACGGTGGCAGTGATCGGCTGCTGCGTGAATGGTCCGGGCGAGGCGCGCGAGGCCGACATCGGGCTGGCGGGCGGCGCGCCCAGCTTGCTCTACGTGGGCGGCAAGCCCAGCCACAAGGTGGAGGCGGCAGAACTGGTGGATGAGCTGGAACGCCAGGTGCGGGCGCATCTTGCCGCCAGGAAGGAGACGGGCGCGGCCACGCCCCGCACCATTCCCATCAAGGCCGCAAATTAG
- the hflC gene encoding protease modulator HflC has product MKPKAATVLVAALILLVIASFSLFTVDQRQNALVLQLGEIVSIKTQPGLYLKAPLVQNVIFVDRRVRTLDTPDSDLIITAEKINMLVDSFVKWRVADARQYYVSVRGDEKNAEARLLQLVRDGLRAEFNKRTVDDVVSGQREQVMESLRANVDREARALGIQVVDVRLKRVDYSEKVADSVYEQMRQERVRVANERRSTGAAEREKIQADADKQRQIIISEAYRDAQRIKGEGDAKAAAIYAQAYSLNPEFYAFYRSLDAYKESFKNRSDILVLDPNSEFFKYFKNPGRGGK; this is encoded by the coding sequence ATGAAACCCAAAGCCGCCACTGTCCTGGTCGCCGCACTGATTCTGCTGGTGATCGCAAGCTTTAGCCTGTTCACCGTGGACCAGCGCCAGAATGCGCTGGTACTGCAGCTAGGCGAGATCGTCTCCATCAAGACCCAGCCCGGCCTGTATCTGAAGGCGCCGCTGGTGCAGAACGTGATCTTTGTGGATCGCCGCGTACGTACCCTGGATACACCGGATTCCGACCTCATCATCACGGCGGAAAAGATCAACATGCTGGTGGATTCCTTCGTCAAGTGGCGTGTGGCCGATGCCCGCCAGTACTACGTGAGTGTGCGCGGTGACGAGAAGAATGCCGAGGCGCGCCTATTGCAGCTGGTACGCGACGGCCTGCGGGCGGAATTCAACAAGCGCACCGTGGATGACGTGGTCTCCGGCCAGCGGGAACAGGTGATGGAGAGTCTGCGTGCCAACGTGGATCGCGAGGCGCGCGCGCTGGGCATCCAAGTGGTGGATGTGCGCCTCAAACGCGTGGACTATTCGGAAAAGGTGGCCGATTCGGTGTATGAGCAAATGCGTCAGGAACGCGTGCGCGTAGCCAACGAGCGCCGTTCCACTGGTGCGGCGGAACGGGAAAAGATCCAGGCGGATGCCGACAAGCAGCGCCAGATCATCATCTCCGAGGCCTATCGCGATGCCCAGCGCATCAAGGGTGAAGGCGATGCCAAGGCTGCTGCCATCTATGCTCAGGCCTATTCCCTCAATCCGGAGTTCTACGCCTTCTACCGCAGCCTGGATGCCTACAAAGAGAGCTTCAAGAACCGCAGCGACATCCTGGTGCTGGATCCCAATTCCGAATTCTTCAAGTACTTCAAGAACCCCGGTCGGGGTGGCAAGTAA
- a CDS encoding YfgM family protein — translation MALDLQEQEQLDAVQAWWKAHGNKVVAGVLAFVLAVAAYRGWSWYEVRQRNEAARLYQVLEQAFTGGDTKKVRALAGEIMDKYARTPYALDAALLAAKANSQAGDRKSAKSQLEWVIAHARDGASRDLARLNLAALLLDDKEYDAALKTLDAPHDAAFELLFQERRGDVLAAQGKHKEAAAAYRAALARLAQDSPARAILEIKLDSLESRG, via the coding sequence ATGGCATTGGATTTGCAAGAACAGGAACAACTGGACGCTGTCCAGGCCTGGTGGAAGGCCCATGGCAACAAGGTCGTGGCAGGCGTGCTGGCGTTCGTGCTGGCGGTCGCCGCCTATCGCGGCTGGAGCTGGTACGAGGTACGCCAGCGCAACGAAGCCGCGCGTCTGTACCAGGTGCTGGAACAGGCCTTCACTGGCGGCGACACCAAGAAGGTGCGCGCGCTAGCCGGCGAAATCATGGACAAATATGCGCGCACGCCTTACGCGCTGGATGCCGCGCTTCTCGCCGCCAAGGCCAATTCCCAGGCAGGGGATCGCAAGAGTGCGAAAAGCCAGCTGGAATGGGTGATCGCGCATGCCCGCGATGGCGCCAGCCGCGACCTGGCGCGTCTAAACCTGGCGGCCTTGCTCCTTGACGACAAAGAGTACGATGCCGCCCTCAAAACCCTCGATGCGCCCCATGATGCCGCCTTCGAGCTGCTATTCCAGGAACGGCGCGGCGACGTGTTGGCCGCCCAGGGCAAGCATAAGGAGGCGGCCGCGGCCTACCGCGCAGCGTTGGCGCGTCTGGCCCAGGACAGCCCGGCGCGAGCCATTCTGGAAATCAAGCTGGATAGCCTGGAAAGCCGCGGATGA
- the hflX gene encoding GTPase HflX has translation MPPTPEGLASVSAARPLHRAVLVSIDFGDPDEEESLEELRRLTESARATPLALVTGRRSRPDAALFAGSGKVEEIAHRVAETGADVVIFNHELSPGQQRNLEGRLKCRVIDRTSLILDIFAQRAQSHEGKLQVELAQLEHLATRLVRGWTHLERQKGGIGLRGPGETQLETDRRLLAKRVKLLKERLARLGRQRQTQRRARGRRDVFSVSVVGYTNAGKSTLFNRLTHARSYAADQLFATLDTTSRRLFLPEVGPVVLSDTVGFIKRLPHTLIEAFRATLEEAVQADLLLHVVDAASPVRDERIAQVNAVLAEIGAQDIPQILVYNKIDARGLAPGVERDDCGNISRVWVSAHAGTGLDGLRLAIAERASAARLEARPEAVC, from the coding sequence ATGCCCCCGACGCCTGAAGGACTGGCGTCCGTTTCTGCTGCGCGGCCCCTGCATCGGGCGGTGCTGGTCAGCATCGATTTCGGTGATCCAGACGAGGAAGAAAGCCTCGAGGAATTGCGCCGTCTGACCGAGAGCGCACGGGCCACGCCCCTGGCCCTGGTGACAGGCCGACGCAGCCGGCCGGACGCGGCCCTGTTCGCGGGTAGCGGCAAGGTGGAAGAGATCGCCCACCGCGTGGCGGAGACCGGCGCGGATGTGGTGATCTTCAACCACGAGCTTTCCCCGGGCCAGCAGCGCAATCTGGAGGGGCGCCTTAAGTGCCGGGTCATCGACCGCACCAGTTTGATCCTGGACATCTTCGCCCAGCGCGCCCAATCCCACGAGGGCAAATTGCAGGTGGAACTCGCCCAACTGGAGCATCTCGCCACGCGTCTGGTCCGGGGCTGGACCCACTTGGAGCGCCAAAAAGGTGGTATCGGCCTGCGTGGTCCCGGCGAGACGCAATTGGAAACAGACCGCCGGCTGCTCGCCAAGCGCGTGAAGCTGCTCAAGGAGCGCTTGGCGCGGCTGGGTCGCCAACGCCAGACCCAGCGTCGAGCCCGTGGCCGGCGCGACGTGTTCTCGGTGTCCGTGGTGGGCTATACCAATGCCGGCAAGTCCACTTTGTTCAACCGGCTGACCCATGCCCGCAGCTACGCCGCCGATCAATTGTTTGCCACCTTGGATACCACCTCGCGCCGCCTGTTCCTGCCGGAAGTGGGACCAGTGGTGCTGTCCGACACGGTGGGTTTCATCAAACGCCTGCCCCACACCTTGATCGAGGCCTTTCGTGCCACTCTGGAAGAAGCGGTGCAGGCCGATCTGTTGTTGCATGTAGTGGATGCGGCCTCACCCGTGCGCGATGAGCGCATTGCCCAGGTCAATGCCGTGCTGGCCGAGATCGGCGCACAGGACATCCCGCAAATCCTCGTGTACAACAAGATCGACGCACGTGGCTTGGCGCCAGGCGTCGAGCGGGACGACTGTGGTAACATCTCGCGCGTCTGGGTAAGCGCCCATGCCGGCACTGGCCTGGACGGACTGCGGCTGGCCATCGCCGAGCGAGCTTCGGCGGCCCGCCTCGAGGCGCGGCCCGAAGCCGTGTGCTGA
- a CDS encoding DUF3050 domain-containing protein: MAKQLDLSGVEPLRSKLAKHPIYGRVRDRAALRVFMEHHVYPVWDFMSLVKFLQGVIAPTSVPWVPRGDAAVRRFINEIVLEEESDEGVPGACHTYNYASHFELYCAAMSEVGADPTPARTFVELAESSGIEVALATGNVPEPAREFMRTTFDFIASGKPHVVAAAFSLGRESVIPSMFRALLERMGVTREQAPAFHYYLERHIHLDEGTHAPLALKLLENLCGGERERIAEARQAACAALSARIRFWDGVLAALPGSASAAA; encoded by the coding sequence ATGGCGAAGCAATTGGATCTGAGCGGTGTAGAACCGCTGCGCAGCAAGCTGGCCAAGCATCCAATCTATGGACGGGTGCGCGATCGAGCAGCCCTGCGCGTCTTCATGGAACACCATGTCTATCCCGTGTGGGATTTCATGTCTCTGGTGAAATTCCTGCAGGGCGTGATCGCCCCCACCAGCGTGCCCTGGGTGCCACGGGGGGATGCCGCGGTGCGCCGCTTCATCAACGAAATCGTGCTGGAAGAGGAGTCGGACGAGGGCGTGCCCGGTGCCTGCCACACTTACAACTACGCCAGTCATTTCGAGCTTTATTGCGCGGCGATGAGCGAGGTGGGCGCTGATCCAACACCCGCGCGCACCTTCGTCGAGCTGGCGGAAAGCAGCGGCATCGAGGTCGCGCTGGCGACGGGAAACGTGCCGGAACCGGCGCGCGAGTTTATGCGTACCACCTTCGACTTCATCGCCAGCGGCAAGCCGCATGTGGTAGCGGCGGCGTTTTCCCTGGGCCGAGAGAGCGTGATTCCTTCCATGTTCCGCGCGCTACTGGAACGCATGGGCGTCACGCGGGAGCAGGCACCTGCCTTCCACTACTACCTGGAGCGTCATATCCATCTCGACGAAGGCACGCACGCGCCGTTGGCGCTCAAGCTGCTGGAGAACCTGTGTGGGGGCGAGCGAGAGCGCATCGCCGAAGCACGGCAGGCAGCTTGCGCCGCGCTCAGTGCCCGCATCCGTTTCTGGGACGGCGTGCTGGCTGCGCTCCCCGGGTCGGCCTCGGCTGCCGCCTGA
- the pilW gene encoding type IV pilus biogenesis/stability protein PilW — protein MILTSRSKRLLFAFLLILLSGACAQQPLQSPNLSQEDSARLEAARAHTELGSAYFGAGQLGVALEELTIATQIDPKYAPAHYMLGLVHMELKEDAEAEAAFRRAIELDPGSSEAYNNYGWFLCQRNRIDEAIKQFTIALKNPRYETPEKAYVNAGICSLKRNDEAAAVDYFERALKVQPNHPLALYHLADIHYRRGDLASAKSLLLRYMKANPPTAEALWLGVRVERRLGDRSAEASYAQMLRQRFPEAPQTQLLKAERYE, from the coding sequence ATGATCTTGACGAGCCGTTCGAAGCGTCTGCTCTTCGCCTTCCTCCTGATCCTGCTTAGTGGCGCTTGCGCCCAGCAGCCCCTGCAGTCGCCGAATCTGAGCCAGGAGGACAGCGCCCGGCTGGAGGCGGCGCGTGCCCATACCGAGCTTGGCTCCGCGTATTTCGGCGCTGGCCAGCTTGGCGTGGCGCTGGAGGAGCTTACCATCGCCACCCAGATCGATCCCAAATACGCGCCGGCTCATTACATGCTGGGCTTGGTGCACATGGAGCTTAAGGAGGATGCGGAGGCGGAAGCCGCCTTCCGCCGCGCCATCGAGCTCGACCCTGGCAGCTCTGAGGCCTACAACAATTACGGCTGGTTCCTTTGCCAGCGCAACCGCATCGACGAGGCGATCAAGCAATTCACCATCGCGCTCAAGAACCCGCGCTACGAGACGCCGGAGAAGGCCTACGTCAATGCTGGCATCTGCTCCCTCAAACGCAACGATGAAGCGGCAGCGGTGGACTATTTCGAGCGTGCCCTCAAGGTGCAGCCCAACCATCCGCTGGCCCTCTACCATCTGGCGGACATCCATTACCGGCGGGGTGATCTGGCCAGCGCCAAGAGCCTGCTCTTGCGCTATATGAAGGCGAATCCACCTACTGCGGAAGCCCTTTGGTTGGGCGTCCGGGTGGAGCGGCGCCTAGGTGACCGTAGCGCCGAGGCAAGTTATGCCCAGATGCTACGCCAGCGGTTCCCAGAGGCGCCGCAAACCCAGCTCCTCAAGGCCGAACGCTACGAATGA
- the hisS gene encoding histidine--tRNA ligase codes for MAVSLQAVRGMNDILPQQIHAWEWFEDTVRDWLASYGYRGIRTPIVEHTALFKRAIGEVTDIVEKEMYTFEDALNGESLTLRPEGTAACVRAALQHGLLAQGLQRLWYMGPMFRHERPQRGRYRQFHQVGVEALGWPGPDMDVEHIVMIARLWKRLGITDVALEINTLGTAEDRARHRARLIHYLERHQDLLDEDARRRLYTNPLRILDSKNPALQELVAEAPKLLDDLDEVSLVHFEGVQARLRQAGVSFVINPRLVRGLDYYNFTVFEWVTHKLGAQGTLCAGGRYDGLVEQLGGRPTPACGFALGIERVLALREEQGQRVAPSGPDVYVVHAGSGVESHALSIAEGLRDAGFKVVLHCGGGSFKSQMKKADASGARFALIIGEDEMARGVVGVKALREAAEQVQATREELPDLLRRP; via the coding sequence ATGGCTGTCAGCCTTCAAGCCGTTCGCGGGATGAATGACATCCTGCCCCAGCAGATCCACGCCTGGGAATGGTTCGAGGATACGGTGCGCGATTGGCTGGCGTCTTACGGCTATCGCGGCATCCGCACGCCCATCGTCGAACACACTGCCTTGTTCAAGCGTGCCATCGGTGAAGTCACGGACATCGTCGAGAAGGAGATGTACACCTTCGAGGATGCCCTCAACGGCGAGAGCCTCACCTTGCGTCCGGAGGGGACCGCGGCCTGCGTGCGTGCCGCGCTGCAGCACGGTTTGTTGGCCCAGGGACTGCAGCGGCTGTGGTACATGGGGCCCATGTTCCGGCACGAGCGTCCCCAGCGGGGACGCTATCGACAGTTCCACCAGGTGGGCGTGGAGGCGCTGGGCTGGCCCGGTCCCGACATGGATGTGGAGCACATCGTAATGATCGCCCGCCTCTGGAAACGGCTGGGCATCACCGACGTGGCGCTCGAGATCAATACCCTGGGCACGGCCGAGGACCGGGCTCGGCATCGGGCGCGCCTGATCCACTACCTGGAGCGGCATCAGGACCTGCTGGACGAAGACGCGCGGCGGCGCCTTTACACCAATCCCTTGCGCATCCTGGACAGCAAGAATCCTGCCCTGCAGGAATTGGTGGCGGAAGCCCCCAAGCTTTTGGACGATCTGGACGAGGTCTCGCTAGTTCACTTCGAGGGTGTGCAGGCTCGGTTGCGGCAGGCCGGCGTGTCCTTCGTCATCAATCCGCGCCTGGTGCGCGGGCTGGATTACTACAACTTCACCGTTTTCGAATGGGTCACCCACAAGCTCGGAGCCCAGGGCACCCTCTGCGCCGGTGGCCGTTATGACGGGCTGGTCGAGCAATTGGGTGGCCGGCCCACGCCTGCCTGCGGCTTCGCCCTCGGCATCGAGCGGGTGCTCGCCCTGCGCGAAGAGCAGGGCCAGCGGGTGGCGCCCAGCGGGCCGGATGTCTATGTGGTGCATGCGGGAAGCGGCGTGGAAAGCCATGCCTTGTCCATCGCCGAAGGTCTGCGTGACGCGGGCTTCAAGGTCGTGCTCCATTGCGGCGGTGGCAGCTTCAAATCGCAGATGAAGAAGGCCGACGCCAGTGGCGCGCGCTTCGCCCTCATCATCGGTGAGGACGAGATGGCGCGGGGCGTGGTGGGCGTAAAGGCGCTGCGGGAGGCGGCAGAACAGGTGCAGGCCACGCGGGAGGAGCTGCCGGATCTGCTGCGGCGGCCTTGA
- a CDS encoding DUF2065 domain-containing protein, whose amino-acid sequence MGVSLLMAVGLMLVLEGVLPFAAPALWRDAFRRLTALSDGQLRFMGLMSMLIGLALTWLAA is encoded by the coding sequence ATGGGAGTGAGCCTGCTGATGGCCGTGGGGCTGATGCTGGTGCTGGAAGGCGTGCTGCCCTTCGCCGCTCCGGCCCTTTGGCGCGATGCTTTTCGCCGTCTCACCGCCTTGAGCGACGGCCAGTTGCGCTTCATGGGCCTGATGTCCATGCTGATCGGGCTGGCGCTTACCTGGCTGGCCGCCTGA
- a CDS encoding RodZ domain-containing protein, with amino-acid sequence MSEPQAASPGHEPSSPTVGEMLREARARRQLSAADVARHLRLSLRQVEALERNDFASLPGNTFVRGFIRNYARLTQIDAAPLLAAYEAAQPQATSGKPAPRAPGIDISPRPSRRWLIYLAGAFVVFVGVPLAIYALLQDDGRSLPRAAPVPPTAFAPLPSGRGKGEVPLPSTPPLPAETSPPTRVASQGAEQPLPTATLHFSFDEDAWVEVRDGQGRKLIAQLNRKGNEQTLTGQGPFSVVVGNAAHVRLTYNGKPVDLAPYVKVNVARLTLE; translated from the coding sequence ATGAGCGAACCACAAGCCGCCTCCCCGGGTCACGAGCCTTCCTCGCCCACGGTGGGGGAGATGTTGCGCGAAGCGCGCGCTCGCCGCCAGCTGTCGGCAGCCGATGTGGCGCGGCACCTGCGCCTGAGCCTGCGCCAGGTGGAGGCCCTGGAGCGCAACGACTTCGCGTCCCTGCCCGGCAATACCTTCGTGCGCGGCTTCATCCGCAACTACGCGCGGCTGACGCAAATCGACGCCGCACCCCTGCTCGCCGCTTACGAGGCAGCGCAGCCTCAGGCCACGAGCGGGAAGCCTGCGCCGCGCGCGCCAGGCATCGACATCTCGCCCCGACCCTCACGGCGCTGGCTCATCTATCTGGCAGGCGCCTTCGTCGTCTTCGTGGGTGTGCCGCTCGCCATCTACGCTCTGTTGCAGGACGACGGACGCAGCCTCCCGCGCGCTGCGCCCGTGCCCCCCACCGCTTTCGCGCCGCTGCCTTCCGGGCGAGGCAAAGGGGAAGTGCCGCTCCCGTCCACGCCGCCGCTGCCGGCAGAAACATCGCCGCCAACCCGCGTGGCCAGCCAGGGGGCGGAGCAGCCTCTCCCGACGGCGACCCTGCATTTCAGCTTCGACGAGGATGCCTGGGTCGAGGTGCGCGACGGGCAGGGACGTAAGCTCATCGCCCAGCTCAACCGCAAAGGGAATGAACAAACCTTGACGGGCCAGGGGCCGTTCAGCGTGGTAGTGGGCAACGCAGCCCACGTGCGTCTCACCTATAATGGCAAGCCGGTCGATCTCGCCCCTTACGTCAAGGTCAACGTTGCCCGCCTCACCCTGGAGTAG
- the hflK gene encoding FtsH protease activity modulator HflK yields MAWNDPDWGRKSSGGPPDLDELWRNFNAKLNRMFGGKGGNRPPAGEAGQPGFRGAPLLIVLILAIWLGSGFYIVNARERGVVLRFGKFVELTMPGPRWHMPYPIETVEIVDVEGNRVTEIGYRQSVQNRQPHEATMLTGDKSIVNVLFAVQYRVTDPQQFLFNNQIGDDQAYVRQIAESAMREVVGRTKIDSVLYESTQVANKAGELIQQMLERYQSGITVQNVTISQVQPPEQVQAAFDDANRADQDRKRMRSEGEAYANDVIPKAKGTAARLLQEAEGYRQSVIANAEGDAARFRALVAEYNKAPAVTRDRLYLEAMQQILSNTTKIVVDQKSGTSLLYLPLDKLMQHTTPEAASMPQPKPAATPDAPRAGADEARMRDLLRNREGR; encoded by the coding sequence ATGGCCTGGAACGACCCTGACTGGGGTAGAAAATCGAGCGGTGGCCCACCGGATCTCGACGAACTCTGGCGCAATTTCAACGCCAAGTTGAACCGTATGTTCGGCGGCAAAGGGGGCAATCGCCCGCCTGCCGGCGAGGCAGGGCAGCCAGGCTTTCGGGGCGCGCCCCTGCTCATCGTCCTGATTCTGGCGATCTGGCTGGGTAGCGGTTTTTACATCGTCAATGCGCGGGAACGGGGTGTGGTGCTGCGTTTTGGCAAGTTCGTCGAGCTCACTATGCCGGGGCCGCGCTGGCACATGCCGTATCCCATCGAGACGGTGGAGATCGTCGATGTCGAGGGCAACCGCGTCACCGAGATCGGTTACCGGCAGAGCGTGCAGAACAGACAGCCTCACGAGGCCACCATGCTCACTGGCGACAAGAGCATCGTCAACGTGTTGTTCGCCGTGCAGTATCGGGTGACGGATCCCCAGCAGTTCCTGTTCAACAACCAGATCGGCGACGACCAGGCCTACGTGCGCCAGATCGCGGAAAGTGCCATGCGCGAGGTGGTGGGTAGGACCAAGATCGATTCCGTGTTGTACGAGAGCACGCAGGTGGCCAACAAGGCGGGCGAGCTCATCCAGCAGATGCTTGAGCGCTACCAGTCTGGCATTACCGTGCAGAACGTCACCATCAGCCAGGTGCAGCCGCCCGAGCAGGTGCAGGCGGCGTTTGACGATGCCAACCGCGCCGATCAGGACCGCAAGCGCATGCGTAGCGAAGGCGAGGCCTACGCCAACGATGTGATTCCCAAGGCCAAGGGGACTGCCGCGCGCCTGTTGCAGGAGGCGGAGGGCTATCGTCAGAGTGTGATCGCCAATGCCGAGGGTGACGCGGCGCGCTTCCGGGCTCTGGTGGCGGAATACAACAAGGCGCCTGCCGTGACCCGTGACCGGCTTTATCTCGAGGCGATGCAGCAGATTCTCAGCAACACCACCAAGATCGTGGTGGACCAGAAATCCGGCACGAGCCTCCTCTATCTGCCTCTGGATAAGCTCATGCAACACACCACGCCCGAGGCGGCGTCCATGCCGCAACCCAAACCCGCGGCGACGCCGGATGCGCCGCGCGCGGGTGCGGACGAGGCGCGCATGCGTGATTTGTTGCGCAACCGGGAGGGCCGCTGA
- the hfq gene encoding RNA chaperone Hfq has translation MSGKGQLLQDPFLNTLRKEHIPVSIYLVNGIKLQGQIESFDQYVVLLKNTVTQMVYKHAISTVVPTRPVHISHDAPDA, from the coding sequence ATGAGCGGCAAAGGGCAATTGTTACAAGACCCGTTTCTGAATACTTTACGCAAAGAGCATATCCCGGTCTCGATCTATCTCGTGAACGGCATCAAGCTGCAGGGCCAGATCGAATCCTTCGACCAATACGTGGTGCTGCTCAAGAACACCGTGACCCAGATGGTTTACAAGCACGCCATTTCCACGGTCGTTCCGACCCGTCCGGTGCACATCTCCCACGATGCCCCCGACGCCTGA
- the bamB gene encoding outer membrane protein assembly factor BamB gives MAVLFLAAGCASVGEVWDDWFGTSARREVPAPLLEFTPSVRVAVRAKAQIGSAGNAVFVPGFTQDAVFAAAADGRLARFELATGRELWQVKLKQRLSAGVGVGPKLVVVAGPKGEVFAYDHDGKLVWQTRVSSEVLAVPVVTQDSVYVRSLDGRIHALDAATGQRRWFYQRAIPALTVRNTAGLLVDRNGVFAGFGGGKLVALEAGTGTVAWEATVAQPRGVSELERIADVTSNPVTDGQLICAAAFQGRVACFDINTGAPVWGRELSSFTGVALDARNLYVTEARGALHAFDKGSGASVWKQDKLALRQLSGPALYRGYVVVGDLQGQVHFLSREDGAFAARIATDGSPIRATPQVTPQGVLVQTLKGGLYLLGLD, from the coding sequence GTGGCGGTACTCTTCCTGGCCGCCGGGTGTGCCAGCGTGGGTGAGGTGTGGGACGACTGGTTCGGCACCTCGGCTCGGCGCGAGGTGCCCGCCCCACTCTTGGAATTCACCCCGAGCGTGCGGGTAGCCGTGCGTGCCAAGGCCCAGATCGGGAGCGCGGGCAATGCCGTGTTCGTGCCGGGCTTCACCCAGGACGCCGTGTTCGCTGCTGCCGCCGACGGCCGTCTCGCGCGCTTCGAACTGGCGACCGGGCGTGAGCTATGGCAGGTGAAGCTCAAGCAGCGCCTGTCCGCAGGCGTAGGCGTGGGGCCCAAGCTGGTGGTGGTGGCCGGGCCCAAAGGCGAGGTATTCGCCTACGATCATGACGGCAAGCTGGTGTGGCAGACTCGGGTATCCAGCGAGGTGCTGGCGGTACCAGTGGTGACCCAGGACAGCGTCTATGTGCGCAGCCTGGACGGCCGCATCCATGCCCTAGATGCGGCCACCGGCCAGCGCAGGTGGTTCTACCAGCGCGCCATACCCGCCCTGACCGTGCGCAACACCGCCGGCCTGCTCGTGGACCGCAACGGCGTGTTCGCTGGCTTCGGCGGCGGCAAGCTGGTGGCGCTGGAGGCGGGCACCGGCACAGTGGCCTGGGAGGCAACGGTGGCGCAGCCGCGGGGGGTGAGCGAGCTGGAACGCATCGCCGATGTCACCAGCAATCCGGTTACCGATGGCCAGCTCATTTGCGCCGCGGCCTTCCAAGGACGCGTGGCCTGCTTCGACATCAACACCGGCGCGCCCGTCTGGGGACGGGAGCTATCTAGCTTCACTGGCGTCGCCCTGGATGCGCGCAATCTCTATGTCACCGAGGCGCGTGGCGCGCTGCATGCCTTCGACAAGGGCAGCGGCGCTTCCGTCTGGAAACAAGACAAGCTTGCTTTGCGCCAGCTTTCGGGGCCGGCGCTGTACCGGGGTTACGTGGTGGTGGGCGATCTACAAGGGCAGGTGCATTTCCTGTCGCGGGAAGACGGCGCCTTTGCCGCGCGCATCGCCACCGACGGCAGTCCGATCCGCGCCACGCCCCAGGTGACGCCTCAGGGCGTGCTGGTGCAGACCCTCAAAGGCGGTCTTTACCTGCTCGGCCTCGATTGA